In Deltaproteobacteria bacterium, the genomic window CGATTCATCCAACTGGCAGCCTCAAGCATCGCTTAGCACGTTCGCTGTTTTTGTATGCGCTGTGCAATGGCTGGATTCATCGTGATACCGTCGTAGTAGAAGCCTCATCTGGATCGACGGCTGTATCAGAAGCATATTTTGCTCAACTGCTGGGATTACGTTTCATCGCGGTTATGCCACGGTCCACTTCACCCGAGAAGATTGCCCTCATCGAGTTTTATGGCGGTCGTTGCCACCTGGTTGAAACACCTGCTGAGGTCTATGGCGAATCCCGGCGTCTCGCTGCAGAAACCAATGGGCACTTCATGGATCAGTTTACCTACTCTGAACGTGCAACCGACTGGCGAGGAAATAATAACATTGCGGAATCCATCTTCGCGCAACTGGCCGCAGAAGAGCATCCGATTCCAGAGTGGATCGTGTGCGGTGCTGGTACGGGTGGCACTTCGGCGACGCTTGGGCGGTATGTCCGCTATCGTCGTGCGAACACGCGCATCTGTGTTGTGGATCCCGAGCACTCTGTGTATAGCGATTTCTATCGTACCCGAGAGCGTAGTCTCGTGTGCCAGACCGGCTCTAAAGTCGAAGGCATCGGGCGACCACGGGTAGAGGCGTCCTTTCTGCCCGACGTTGTCGATCGCATGATTAAAGTACCAGATGCTGCCAGCTTTGCCGCGGTACGTTTTCTGCAGCGGACAATTGGGCGAAAGTGTGGTGGCTCAACGGGCACCAACTTCTTTGGCGTGCTCCAGCTCATCGCAGAAATGTCCAAGCAAGGCCGTCATGGCTCGGTTGTCACACTGATCTGTGACCCTGGAGATCGGTATCTCCATACCTACTACAATGATGAATGGCTCAAAGCTGGTGGATACAACATCCGGCCATACTATGAACAGATAGAAGAGTTTTTTCGTACAGGGGAGTGGAACAAAGAGTAATTGCGGCTTGTGGATGGGAGAACAGGGCAAGTTCAGAGTTTATAAATCCGCAATCGTAAATCTACAATTGGCTCTTCCACTTTGGCATCTTAATCTTTTTCGGCCCTTGCCAGCCGTATTTTTTCAAGTCGACCTTTCCTGAGCGATCGAACTTGATGCCTTCATGTTCAAGCAACCAGCGCTGCTCTTCGACGCGGATGACATCGCCACGAATACTGATGCCCCCTGAGGCGTTAATGACTCGCTGCCAGGGAACTTGCTGTGATAATTCCCGAGGCAGATAACGTAATGCGGTCCCGACGGCGCGCGCAGCTCCAGGGGCACCCGCCAGAACAGCGACCTGACCGTACGTGACGACTTTGCCTTTTGGGACCTGGGCGACAAGGCGATAGACATGCGTATAAAAGCGTGGGCGACGTTCGGCCATCGAGAGAATCCCAACAGCTATATGACAGCTTCGTCCACTTCTGCCTCTTTTTCTTGTGGTGAGCCAGGAATAAACTTCGAGACGGTTGTTGCCCCGACCCAGTTTCCCTCACGATCTTCAACAATCACTGTGATCCGCACCATTTCACTACGCCCGCGTGGATTGCGGAGGAGATTCGCTGTCAAGACGCCGGTTTCTGGCAGTTCGGTGACAACATCGGGCGGAGGAAGAAA contains:
- a CDS encoding PLP-dependent cysteine synthase family protein, with the translated sequence MALQRDWVNEAIRKIEADFNRSADTHLLRLNIPSVPNITLYFKDESIHPTGSLKHRLARSLFLYALCNGWIHRDTVVVEASSGSTAVSEAYFAQLLGLRFIAVMPRSTSPEKIALIEFYGGRCHLVETPAEVYGESRRLAAETNGHFMDQFTYSERATDWRGNNNIAESIFAQLAAEEHPIPEWIVCGAGTGGTSATLGRYVRYRRANTRICVVDPEHSVYSDFYRTRERSLVCQTGSKVEGIGRPRVEASFLPDVVDRMIKVPDAASFAAVRFLQRTIGRKCGGSTGTNFFGVLQLIAEMSKQGRHGSVVTLICDPGDRYLHTYYNDEWLKAGGYNIRPYYEQIEEFFRTGEWNKE
- a CDS encoding methylated-DNA--[protein]-cysteine S-methyltransferase, giving the protein MAERRPRFYTHVYRLVAQVPKGKVVTYGQVAVLAGAPGAARAVGTALRYLPRELSQQVPWQRVINASGGISIRGDVIRVEEQRWLLEHEGIKFDRSGKVDLKKYGWQGPKKIKMPKWKSQL